A genome region from Gambusia affinis linkage group LG24, SWU_Gaff_1.0, whole genome shotgun sequence includes the following:
- the ddx4 gene encoding probable ATP-dependent RNA helicase DDX4 isoform X2 yields MDEWEEEETKATTFPAASYSSNDGRDSWKSDHGEFGRGRGGKGRGRGGFWNSSADGDTRDSNEDGERHGFSGRGGRGRGRGFNRMNSESFSEDGDGAHENGFRGRGRGGRGGRGGFRQDAEQGGRGGFGGGYRGKDEETFNPGEDKGPVKDDPDGEKPRVTYVPPTLPEDEETIFSHYKSGINFDKYDDILVDISGTNPPRAIMTFDEAAMCESLSKNISKSGYVKPTPVQKHGIPIISAGRDLMACAQTGSGKTAAFLLPILQQLMTDGVAASRFSETQEPEAVIVAPTRELINQIYLEARKFAYGTCVRPVVVYGGVNTGHQIREILKGCNVVCGTPGRLLDMIGRGKVGLGKVRYLVLDEADRMLDMGFEPDMRRLVGSPGMPSKENRQTLMFSATYPEDIQRMAADFLKPDYLFLAVGIVGGACSDVEQKFVQVTKFSKREQLLDILKTTGTERTMVFVETKRQADFIAVFLCQEKVPTTSIHGDREQRERELALTDFRSGKCPVLVATSVAARGLDIPDVQHVVNFDLPKDIDEYVHRIGRTGRCGNVGRAVSFFDPEVDGALARSLVTVLSKAQQEVPPWLEESAFSSHGAGYNPRKTFGSTDSRKTGSFQENSGPSQAAAQAAADDEEWE; encoded by the exons atgGACGAGTGGGAAGAAGAG gaaactAAAGCAACTACATTTCCAGCAGCCAGCTATTCCTCTAATGATG GAAGAGACTCATGGAAAAGTGATCATGGTGAATTTGGACGAG GTCGAGGAGGCAAAGGGAGAGGCAGAGGAGGATTTTGGAACTCCAGCGCAG ACGGAGATACTAGGGATTCTAACGAAGACGGGGAAAGACATGGTTTCAGTGGGAGAGGCGGTAGAG GGCGTGGCCGAGGATTCAACAGGATGAACTCAGAGAGTTTCTCTG AGGATGGTGATGGAGCTCATGAGAATG GGTTCAGagggcgaggaagaggaggtcggggaggaagaggaggattcAGACAAG ATGCTGaacagggaggaagaggaggcttCGGTGGAG GTTACCGTGGAAAAGACGAAGAGACCTTCAATCCAG GAGAAGACAAAGGTCCAGTCAAGGACGACCCTGATGGTGAAA AACCGAGAGTCACATACGTTCCTCCAACGCTCCCTGAAGATGAAGAGACCATCTTCTCCCACTATAAGAGTGGAATCAACTTTGACAAGTACGACGACATCTTGGTGGACATCAGTGGCACCAACCCCCCCAGGGCCATCATG ACCTTTGACGAGGCGGCCATGTGTGAGTCCCTGAGTAAAAACATCAGTAAGTCTGGCTATGTGAAGCCGACCCCGGTGCAGAAGCATGGCATCCCCATCATCTCTGCAGGCAGAGACCTCATGGCCTGCGCCCAGACCGGCTCTGGGAAGACG GCCGCTTTCCTGCTGCCCATCCTGCAGCAGCTCATGACGGACGGCGTGGCGGCCAGTCGCTTCAGTGAGACGCAAGAACCTGAAGCTGTCATAGTCGCTCCAACCAGAGAACTCATCAACCAGATCTACCTGGAGGCCAGGAAGTTTGCTTATGG GACGTGTGTCCGACCCGTTGTGGTCTATGGAGGAGTCAACACTGGACACCAAATCAGGGAAATCCTGAAAGGCTGTAATGTGGTGTGTGGAACTCCTGGACGTCTGCTGGACATGATTGGAAGAGGGAAG GTGGGATTGGGTAAGGTGCGGTACCTGGTGCTGGACGAGGCCGACCGGATGTTGGACATGGGCTTTGAGCCAGACATGCGGCGCCTGGTTGGCTCCCCAGGGATGCCGTCCAAGGAAAATCGTCAGACTCTGATGTTTAGCGCCACCTACCCTGAAGACATCCAGAG GATGGCTGCCGACTTCCTAAAGCCGGATTATCTGTTCTTGGCTGTGGGCATTGTGGGCGGAGCCTGCAGTGATGTGGAACAGAAGTTTGTACAAGTCACTAAGTTCTCCAAAAGAGAGCAGCTGCTTGATATCCTCAAAACCACAG GAACGGAGCGTACCATGGTGTTTGTGGAGACCAAGAGACAAGCAGACTTCATCGCTGTGTTCTTGTGCCAGGAGAAAGTTCCAACCACCAGCATCCATGG TGACCGAGAGCAGAGGGAACGGGAGTTGGCTCTGACAGATTTCCGCTCTGGAAAATGTCCTGTTCTGGTGGCCACCTCTGTAGCTGCCCGCGGTCTGGACATTCCAGATGTTCAGCAtgtggtgaactttgacctcccAAAGGACATCGACGAATACGTCCATCGTATTGGGAGAACTGGGCGCTGTGGGAACGTTGGGAGAGCCGTGTCGTTCTTTGACCCAGAGGTTGACGGGGCGTTGGCCCGCTCCCTGGTCACAGTTCTGTCCAAG GCGCAGCAGGAAGTGCCGCCTTGGTTAGAGGAGTCTGCCTTCAGCAGCCATGGCGCCGGCTACAACCCCAGGAAAACATTTGGCTCCACGGATTCCAGAAAG ACGGGCTCCTTCCAGGAGAACAGTGGGCCGAGCCAGGCTGCTGCCCAGGCTGCAGCTGATGACGAGGAATGGGAGTGA
- the ddx4 gene encoding probable ATP-dependent RNA helicase DDX4 isoform X1, which translates to MDEWEEEETKATTFPAASYSSNDAAGRDSWKSDHGEFGRGRGGKGRGRGGFWNSSADGDTRDSNEDGERHGFSGRGGRGRGRGFNRMNSESFSEDGDGAHENGFRGRGRGGRGGRGGFRQDAEQGGRGGFGGGYRGKDEETFNPGEDKGPVKDDPDGEKPRVTYVPPTLPEDEETIFSHYKSGINFDKYDDILVDISGTNPPRAIMTFDEAAMCESLSKNISKSGYVKPTPVQKHGIPIISAGRDLMACAQTGSGKTAAFLLPILQQLMTDGVAASRFSETQEPEAVIVAPTRELINQIYLEARKFAYGTCVRPVVVYGGVNTGHQIREILKGCNVVCGTPGRLLDMIGRGKVGLGKVRYLVLDEADRMLDMGFEPDMRRLVGSPGMPSKENRQTLMFSATYPEDIQRMAADFLKPDYLFLAVGIVGGACSDVEQKFVQVTKFSKREQLLDILKTTGTERTMVFVETKRQADFIAVFLCQEKVPTTSIHGDREQRERELALTDFRSGKCPVLVATSVAARGLDIPDVQHVVNFDLPKDIDEYVHRIGRTGRCGNVGRAVSFFDPEVDGALARSLVTVLSKAQQEVPPWLEESAFSSHGAGYNPRKTFGSTDSRKTGSFQENSGPSQAAAQAAADDEEWE; encoded by the exons atgGACGAGTGGGAAGAAGAG gaaactAAAGCAACTACATTTCCAGCAGCCAGCTATTCCTCTAATGATG CGGCAGGAAGAGACTCATGGAAAAGTGATCATGGTGAATTTGGACGAG GTCGAGGAGGCAAAGGGAGAGGCAGAGGAGGATTTTGGAACTCCAGCGCAG ACGGAGATACTAGGGATTCTAACGAAGACGGGGAAAGACATGGTTTCAGTGGGAGAGGCGGTAGAG GGCGTGGCCGAGGATTCAACAGGATGAACTCAGAGAGTTTCTCTG AGGATGGTGATGGAGCTCATGAGAATG GGTTCAGagggcgaggaagaggaggtcggggaggaagaggaggattcAGACAAG ATGCTGaacagggaggaagaggaggcttCGGTGGAG GTTACCGTGGAAAAGACGAAGAGACCTTCAATCCAG GAGAAGACAAAGGTCCAGTCAAGGACGACCCTGATGGTGAAA AACCGAGAGTCACATACGTTCCTCCAACGCTCCCTGAAGATGAAGAGACCATCTTCTCCCACTATAAGAGTGGAATCAACTTTGACAAGTACGACGACATCTTGGTGGACATCAGTGGCACCAACCCCCCCAGGGCCATCATG ACCTTTGACGAGGCGGCCATGTGTGAGTCCCTGAGTAAAAACATCAGTAAGTCTGGCTATGTGAAGCCGACCCCGGTGCAGAAGCATGGCATCCCCATCATCTCTGCAGGCAGAGACCTCATGGCCTGCGCCCAGACCGGCTCTGGGAAGACG GCCGCTTTCCTGCTGCCCATCCTGCAGCAGCTCATGACGGACGGCGTGGCGGCCAGTCGCTTCAGTGAGACGCAAGAACCTGAAGCTGTCATAGTCGCTCCAACCAGAGAACTCATCAACCAGATCTACCTGGAGGCCAGGAAGTTTGCTTATGG GACGTGTGTCCGACCCGTTGTGGTCTATGGAGGAGTCAACACTGGACACCAAATCAGGGAAATCCTGAAAGGCTGTAATGTGGTGTGTGGAACTCCTGGACGTCTGCTGGACATGATTGGAAGAGGGAAG GTGGGATTGGGTAAGGTGCGGTACCTGGTGCTGGACGAGGCCGACCGGATGTTGGACATGGGCTTTGAGCCAGACATGCGGCGCCTGGTTGGCTCCCCAGGGATGCCGTCCAAGGAAAATCGTCAGACTCTGATGTTTAGCGCCACCTACCCTGAAGACATCCAGAG GATGGCTGCCGACTTCCTAAAGCCGGATTATCTGTTCTTGGCTGTGGGCATTGTGGGCGGAGCCTGCAGTGATGTGGAACAGAAGTTTGTACAAGTCACTAAGTTCTCCAAAAGAGAGCAGCTGCTTGATATCCTCAAAACCACAG GAACGGAGCGTACCATGGTGTTTGTGGAGACCAAGAGACAAGCAGACTTCATCGCTGTGTTCTTGTGCCAGGAGAAAGTTCCAACCACCAGCATCCATGG TGACCGAGAGCAGAGGGAACGGGAGTTGGCTCTGACAGATTTCCGCTCTGGAAAATGTCCTGTTCTGGTGGCCACCTCTGTAGCTGCCCGCGGTCTGGACATTCCAGATGTTCAGCAtgtggtgaactttgacctcccAAAGGACATCGACGAATACGTCCATCGTATTGGGAGAACTGGGCGCTGTGGGAACGTTGGGAGAGCCGTGTCGTTCTTTGACCCAGAGGTTGACGGGGCGTTGGCCCGCTCCCTGGTCACAGTTCTGTCCAAG GCGCAGCAGGAAGTGCCGCCTTGGTTAGAGGAGTCTGCCTTCAGCAGCCATGGCGCCGGCTACAACCCCAGGAAAACATTTGGCTCCACGGATTCCAGAAAG ACGGGCTCCTTCCAGGAGAACAGTGGGCCGAGCCAGGCTGCTGCCCAGGCTGCAGCTGATGACGAGGAATGGGAGTGA